The Buchnera aphidicola (Mindarus japonicus) genomic interval TTATCCATTTTATATTCTCATTTTTGTAATTATTGAAATTATATAAAATAAGATATTATCTAACCCCCATATTATAATAGATGTTAAAAAAGTTACCAATACTATAACAAGAGTTGTGTAGAAGGCTTCTTTTTTTGTTGGTTTAACGATTTTTCTTATTTCTATTGTAGCTTCTTTTATTAAAAAAGATAATTTTTTTCCTCTTTCTGAAGATTGAATTAATATAATTGTTATTATTATTAAAAGAAAAATATTTATCTCGTATTTAGGTAAAAAATTTTTTTTAAGAAATAAATTATTTAAAATTAATAGGAATGACGAAATCAATATTGTAATACATTTTATGTATTCTGTAATATTTTTTTTTTTTTAATCCGTTTAGCTTGTTTCATAAAACATCTCAAAAAAGTTTTTTTAATATATTAAAAAGTTAAATTAAGTTATGGATAATTAATTTGAATATAAATTTTTAATTTAGTTTTTTATAAAATTTAATATTTTATTATTTATTTTTTTGAATAATTTGAATAAAAAACATTTTTTTATAAGATTTAGTAGTAATTCAAAAGGTATGTTTTCTAACAGTATTTTTTAGGACGCATAAGAAATGAATATCAGAAATATTTTTTTGAATTTATATTGTTTATAAATAAGAATATTGCTTTTGCTGATACCCAGGATTGAACTGGGGACCTCGCCCTTACCAAGGGCGCGCTCTACCAACTGAGCCATACCAGCTTTTTTTGGAGCGGACATCGGGAATCGAACCCGAATCTTCAGCTTGGAAGGCTGAGGTAATAACCTTTATACCATGTCCGCTTTTAAAAGTTTTGTATTTATATGCTTTATAAAAATAAAAATTTAATATTTTTTGGTGGGAGAAGGATTCGAACCTTCGAAGTCGATGACGGCAGATTTACAGTCTGCTCCCTTTAACCGCTCGGGAATCCCACCTAATAACATTTGCATTTGATGCCGGCTACCGGAATCGAACTGGTGACCTACTGATTACAAGTCAGTCGCTCTACCTTCTGAGCTAAGCCGGCTAACATAATTAATGTATAATATACTATAATACGTATAGAACTGTTCTTATGCAATAAAAAAATTTAAATTTATTGATAATTTTAAATTATCTTGTTTTTTTTTTAAAATTTAAATTAATTTAAATTTAAAAACATATTTTTTATTTATTTTTAAATTAATAAATTTTATACTTAGTAAGTAAATTACATTTATTTTTTTAAAAAAAATTTTTATTTTTTAAAGCTTTAAAAATAAAATTCATAAAAAAATCCGTATTTTTTATATAACGCTATTTTTTTATTTTTTTTGTGCAACATAGAATATTTTTTAAAAATATTGTTAAGATTAATTATGCAATAAATATTGTGAATTTTTAACAAAAAATTTTTAGATTTTAAATATTTCAAAAATTAGTAATGTTAATAAAATAAATACATTAATATTTTTTTTAAATTAAAAAAAAGAATTTAACAGAGAATTTTTTTTTAATTTCGAATCTTTTTTTTAAAATTTGCATGAATATTTAACACCTAAATTTTTTTGTTTTAATTTTTATAGTATTAATGTGATTAATAATCACCTTACTACATTTATTTACTTTTTAAATTATTAAATACATGTTCTATGTTAGTAAAAAATATATTTATTTAATAAAATACAAATTTTAAATAATTAAGTGTACAATATTTTGTACATATAAAAATAAAAATTTTTTGAGAAACAATTATGAATAATTTAAATTTATATCAAAAAGATTTCTTTTTTGAAAAATTTTCAAAAATAGGAGAAGAAATTCAAATTTCTTTTGAATTTTTTCCTTCTAAAGATAATTTTTTGGAAAAAAAATTATGGAATACTATTAAAAAGTTAAAACTGTTTAAACCAAGTTTTTTTTCTGTTACACATGGTGCAAATAGTGGCAATGAAAATTTAACCTATTCTTTAGTAAAAAAAATAAAAGAAACTACTAAAATTAATACTGCACCTCATCTTACGTGTTCAGATTTCACTAAAACTGAACTAAGAAATATTGCTAGAAAATATTGGGATAATGATATTTTTCAGGTTGTGGCATTAAGAGGTGATGAATTAGAAAATGGTAGTAAATCTAAAATGAATGCTCTTGATTTAGTATGTTTATTAAAAGAAGTAGCAGATTTTGATATTTCAGTTGCAGCTTATCCTGAAGTTCATCCAAAAGCTAAAAGTGCTTATTTAGACATTATAAATTTAAAAAACAAATTAGACGCTGGGGCTAATAGGGCTATTACCCAGTTTTTTTTTAAAATAGATCATTATTTACATTTTAGAGATAAATGTTCTTCTATGGGTATCAAAAAAGATATAGTTCCGGGAATATTACCTATTTATAATTTTGATCAATTACTTCGTTTTGCTAAATTAGGAAAAGTATCTATACCTAAAGGAATAAAAAATACTTTTAAAAATTTTAAGAATGATATAGACATTTGTAAAATTATAGGTTCAAATATAATGTTAGAAATGATTTATATATTATTTCGAGAAGGTGTTAGACATTTTCATTTTTATACTTTAAATCGATTAGAAATTGTTTATTTCATTTGTTGCATATTAAATCAAATATCTTTTTAAAAATTCTAACATTAATTTTTGATTTAATATAAATTAAAAAAAATTTTTTAAATAATTAATTACATGTTTAAGTGCTAGTAAATTAATTAATAACTTTTAATTAGTTATTTAGCTAATAGTTAATTAAATAGTTCTTTTATTTTTTATAAACTCCCATAAATATTAGTTAGCCTAGTATTTTTTAAAAAAATTTTTAGTAAAAATATTATTATTTAAAAAAAAATTGATTTTTACTAAAAATATTTTTTCTAAAAAAATATATATTGAATCTTATAACTTAATTTTTTTTGATTAATTTATTTTAGTTAAAATTTTTAAATTAATTAAATATAAAAGTCTTAATTTATATAAATAAATATTTATTTTTTTAATAAATCGAAAGAATTACTAAGATTATTAATATTAAAAATTAAATATTTTAAAAATATTTAGTTTTTTTTGGGAATTTTTAAATTTTTTTTTTATTTTTTAAATAAAACGTTGAGTTATTAAAAATGAGTAAAATTCCTTTAGTAATAAAGTTAGGCGGTTTGCTTTTAGATAGTGATGCTGCCATGAAGCGTTTATTTAAAATTTTTGTGTCGTACCAAAATTTGTATGACAGAAAAATAATAATCGTACATGGAGGAGGAGGAAGTATAGATAATTTAATGAAAAAATTATCACTTCCTATAAAAAAGAAAAAAGGATTAAGAATTACTCCAATTGAACATATTAAAATTATAGTTGGAGTAGTAAGTGGTACAGTTAATAAAATGTTATTAGCTTGGGCTAAAAAATATAACATTAATGCTATAGGATTGTGTCTAACAGATGGAAATAGTACGAGTGTAACTCAATTAAATTCTTCTCTTGGATACGTTGGTACAGCTAAACCTCAATCTTCTAAATTTTTAAAACTTATTTTAACTCAAGGAATTATTCCGATTATTAGTTCTGTAGGTATTACTGAAGATGGAATTTTAATGAATGTTAATTCTGATGTTGCTGCTACAGCAATATCTTTAGTTTTAGATGCAGATTTAATATTACTTTCAGATATAAGCTCAATTTTAGATGGTAAAGGAAAACCGATTTCTAAAATTAATACTAATTTAGCAAATAAATTAATTGATAGAGGAATTATTACCGATGGAATGATTGTTAAAGTTCATGCTGCTTTAGAAGCAGCTAAAACTTTAAATAAAGTAGTAGATATAGCAAGTTGGCAGAATGAAGACGAGTTGCAATTATTATTTCAAGGCAAATCAATAGGTACTCAAGTATTGCCACATTGATAATTAAGGAATTAAATTATGAATATAAAAACAGTTAAAAAAGTTATTTTAGCTTATTCAGGAGGTGTAGATACTTCAGCAATTATTCCTTGGATAATTGAAAATTACGGATATGAAGTAATAGCTTTTGTAGCAGATGTAGGACAATCCTCTAAAGATTTAATAGATATAGAAAAAAAAGCAATACAGTCTGGAGCAACTCAATGTTATATATGTGATCTTAAAAAAGAATTTGTGGAAAAGTACATTTATCCTATAGTAAGAATAGGAGCTTTATACGAATGGAATTATTTATTAGGCACAGCAATGGCACGTCCTATTATAGCAAAAGCTCAAATTGATCTTGCTATTAAGTTAAAAGCATTTGCTGTATGTCACGGAGCCACAGGAAAAGGAAATGATCAAGTAAGATTTGAAATGGCTTATGCAGCTTTAGCACCGCATTTAAAAGTAATAGCTCCCTGGAGAGAATGGAATTTTAAATCTCGAGAAGAATTGTTAATTTATTTACAAAAAAGAAATATTCCTATTGCTGCAACCATTAAGAAAATTTATAGTCGAGATGAAAACATATGGCATATTTCTACAGAAGGAGGGGATTTAGAATGTCCATGGAATGCAGCTAAAGAAGATTGTTGGATGTGGACAACTAATCCTAAATTAGCTCCAGAAATTCCTGAAAAAGTTTTTATTAAAATAAAAGAAGGGAACATACATTCAGTCAATAAATATGAATTAAAACCATTAGAATGTTTGAAAATATTAAATAAAATAGCATCCCGTCATGGTATTGGTCGCGTTGATATGGTTGAAAATAGATTAGTGGGTATTAAGTCAAGAGGTTGTTATGAAACACCAGGGGGAACTTTAATGATGAGTGCTGTAAGAGCTATTGAAGAGCTAGTGTTAGATAAAAATGCTTTTCAATGGAAACAAAAACTTTCATTAGAAATGGCTTCAGTAGTATATGAAGGTCGTTGGTTTACTCCTATTAGAAAATCTTTAGAAGCAGCAGGTGATATTTTGTCAAAAGATATAACAGGAGAGGTAGTATTAGAATTATATAAAGGAACATCAAGGGTAATACAAAAAAGATCAATTAATTCCTTATATTCTAAAGAATATGCGACTTTTGGAAAAGAGGAAGTATACGATCAATCAGATGCAAAAGGATTTATAAATTTGTTTTCCTTATCTTCAAGAATAAAATCAATGAATAAAAATTCTATCAATAAAAAATTTTCAAATTAAAATAATTTAGTCAAAAAAAAATTTTAAAGCAATTAAAAACTTTTCTATTGAACAAGGTAATATTATGTCTCTTTGGGGTGGAAGGTTTATTAAAGAACCTGATAGGTTCTTTAAAATATTTAATAGATCGTTAAATGTTGATTATAAATTAGTTAAACAAGATATTTTTTTATCAATTCAGTGGTCTAAAGCGTTGACAAAAGTTAATGTTTTAACGTTAGAAGAACAAAAAAAAATTGAATTTGCGTTAAATGCTATTTTAAAAGAAGTAGAAATAAATTCTAAGATTATATTAGAAAGTCAAGAAGAAGACATACATAGCTGGATTGAAAAAAAATTAATTTCTTCATTAGGTTCATTAGGTAAAAAATTACATACAGGAAGAAGCCGAAACGATCAAGTTACTACAGATTTAAAATTATGGTGCAAATGTAATATTAAAAAAATTTTAAATAGTGTAAATAATTTGAAAAAAAAATTAATTAATTTGGCAGAAAAAAATCAAAAATCTATTATGCCTGGATATACGCATTTACAAAGCGCTCAACCTATAACTTTTGCTTATTGGTGTCTTGCTTATTTAGAAATGTTTAAAAGAGACGAATCGAGATTAAAAGATGCTTTATATCGATTAGATGAAAATCCTTTAGGTTCGGGAGCATTAGCAGGAACAGCATGGAAAATAAATAGAGAAGAGTTGTCTATTAATCTAGGTTTTAGAACAGCTACTAAAAATGCTTTGGATAGTGTTTCGGATAGAGATTATGTTATAGAATTGCTATCTACTGCCTCAATTAGTATGATTCATCTTTCTAGATTTTCTGAAGATTTAATTTTTTTTAATTCAGGGGAAGTTAATTTTATTGAACTTTCCGATTCTGTAACTTCAGGATCTTCTTTAATGCCGCAAAAAAAAAATCCGGACGCTTTAGAATTAATTAGAGGTAAATGTGGAAAAGTGTGCGGAAATTTAATAAGTAATATGATATTATTAAAAGGTTTGCCATTATCTTATAATAAAGATATGCAAGAAGATAAAAAAAATTTATTTGAAACAATAGAAATATGGATTAATTGTTTAAAAATGTCTGTTTTAGTTTTAGAAAATATTACTGTAAATCTGAAAAATTGTAGAAAATCAGCTCAAAAAGGTTATACAAATGCTACTGAATTGGCTGATTATCTTGTTAAAAAAGGCATGCCTTTTAGAGATGCTCATGATATTACAGGAAAAATAATTTTATATGCTAGTAAATTAAATTTATCTTTGGAAAAAATTGAATTAAAAGTTTTTAAAAACTATAGCAATTTAATCGAAAAAGATGTATATGAAAATATCAGTTTAAATTCTTCATTAAAAAAAAGAGATGCTTTAGGCGGTGTTTCTTTTTCTCAAGTATCTAAAATGATAGAGTTAGAAAAAAAATTCTTAAATATGTAACAATATTTTTATATATAACTTTTAAATTTATCTTAAAAATATTCTTAATAAAATTAAATAAATATTTAAATTATATAATTTAAATATTTATTTTATAAAATTTTAAAAAATGTAAATTTTAATTTATCTCAAGAATAATATGTTTTTATATATAATTAATTATAGAGAGGAAAAATTTTGCTTAAAGAAGTAAATAAAATTTGGGAAAAAATAAAATATGAAGGAGTTGAAGCAATTAAAAAAGAACCTATTCTATATGATTTTTATTATTTTTATTTGTTAAAACATAATTCTTTTCAAATGGCATTATCAACTATTTTATCAGATAAACTAAGTAGTTCTTTTTTTTCAAATAAGAAATTTTTAAATCTTATTAATACTGTTTATGAGTCTAATTTTTCAATTATAAAAAATGCTATTAAAGATCTTCAAGTGGCATATTTTATTGATCCAGCTGTAAATTCTTTATCTATTCCTCTTTTATATTTTAAAGGGTTTCATGCTTTGCAATTATATAGAATTTCTCATTTTTTTTGGAATTCTTCTCAAAAATTATTAGCAACTTATATTCAAAATCAAATTTCTACGATTTTTTCAGTAGATATACATCCTGCTGCAAAAATTGGTTCTGGAGTCATTTTAGATCATGCTACGGGAATTGTAATTGGAGAAACAGCTAGTATTGGAAATAATGTTCAGATTTTACATTCAGTAACTTTAGGAAGTATAGGGGGAGAAAAAGGAGATAGACATCCTAAAATTAGAAATGGAGTTATGATAGGAGCAGGAGCTAAAATTTTAGGAAATATAAAAATAGGATCTAATGCAAAAATAGGGGCTAATGCAGTGGTTTTATCTTCTATACCTTCAAACACTACTGTTGTAGGAGTTCCTGGAAAAATAGTTTAGTTAGACATTAACAAAATTATGTAATTATTTTCTCAGCGTATTTATTAAACTTTTTTAAAAAACAATCTGTTTAAAACTAGATAACTAAGTCTAATAAATACACTATGTTTTAAATTATTTTTTTTTAAATAAATGAATTTAGATTAGTTACTACCTAATATTAGTATTAGTCATCTAAAAAACTTTTAAGTACTTCAGATCGACTAGGATGTCTTAACTTTCGCAAAGCTTTAGCTTCTATTTGTCTAATTCTTTCTCTTGTAACATCAAACTGTTTTCCTACTTCTTCTAAAGTATGATCAGTATTCATATCGATTCCAAATCGCATTCTTAATACTTTTGCTTCTCTAGGCGTTAATCCAGCTAAAATATCATGAGTAACAGAACGAAGACTTTCAGAAGTCGCTGATTCTAAGGGAAGTTCTAACGTGGTATCTTCAATAAAATCTCCTAAATGAGAGTCATCGTCATCTCCAATTGGAGTTTCCATGGAAATTGGTTCTTTTGCTATTTTTAATACCTTTCTTATTTTATCTTCTGGAATAAGCATTTTTTCTGACAATTCCTCTGGAGTAGGCTCTCTTCCCATTTCTTGTAACATATTTCTAGAAATTCTATTAAGTTTATTAATTGTTTCAATCATATGAACAGGAATGCGAATAGTTCTTGCTTGATCAGCAATAGAACGAGTAATAGCTTGTCTTATCCACCAAGTAGCATATGTTGAAAATTTATAGCCTCTTCTATATTCAAATTTATCAACTGCTTTCATTAATCCTATATTTCCTTCTTGAATTAAATCTAAAAATTGTAATCCTCGATTAGTATATTTTTTAGCAATTGAAATTACCAGTCTTAAATTAGCTTCAACCATTTCTTTTTTAGCACGTTTAGCTTTTGCTTCTCCAATTGCCATTCTTCTATTTATATCTTTTACTTGTTCTATAGTTAAACCTGTATCTTTTTCAACTTTTAATAATATATTAGATATAGACAAAATTTTATCTTTTATTTTATAAAGTTTTTCAGACCAAGGTTGTTTCATTTTTTTTGCTTGATGTAACCACTTAATGTTTGTTTCTTGACCAACAAATAGGCTAATAAATTTTTTTTTAGGCATTTTACATTTTTCAACACATAATTTCATAATTAAACGTTCTTGAACACGTACTTTGTTCATCATGTTTCTCATATTATTAACTAAATAATCAAATTGTTTGGGAGCTAATCTAAATTGTTTAAATATTTCAGATAAATTATTTATTTCTGAAATAGTATCTTTATGATTTCTTTTTTTTGATTTTATAGAATAATGTGTTATTAAGTATTGATTACGTAAAGCAAAAAATTTTTCTTTTGCTATTTCTGGATCTATTGAGTTATCCTCTTCATTTGTATTCTCTTTATCTAAATTATTTTCATGATGTTGTAATTCTTCTTCTGCATTATTTGATGCTGAAGATATATAATCTTCTATATTTGGGTCAACAAATCCTATTATTAAATCAGACAATCGCATTTTTTTATTTTCTACACGTTCATATTGTTTTAATAAGTAGGTAATTGCTTCTGGATACTCTGCTACGGAAGATTGGACTTGATTAATTCCTTCTTCTATTCTTTTAGCTATATCTATTTCACCTTTTCTAGTAAGTAATTCAACAGTTCCCATTTCACGCATATACATGCGAACAGGATCAGTTGTACGACCTAATTCTGATTCAACATTAGATAAGACCTGAGCTGCTGCTTCTACAGCATCTTCATCGGTATCTGTTTGTGTTTCATTTAATATAAGTTCATCAGCATCTGGGGCTTTTTCCACCACTTGTATTCCCATATCGTTAATCATTTGAATGATATCTTGAATTTGATCTGAATCAACAATATCATCTGGTAAATGATCATGAATTTCAGAATAAGTCAAGTAACCTTGTTCTTTCCCATATGTAATTAGTAGCTTGAGCTGAAACTGCGGATTTCGCTGCATAATACTGTGTCCATACTTCAGTTAATTAAATTTATTTTCAGTATAATTTTTATTTAACAATAAATATTATAAATAGGGTTAAAACTAATTGCTATAATATATTTTTTATTATACCATTTAAACGAAATTGTAAAAATTCTTTATTTTATTATTTTAATTTTAAAATTTTTAATTTTCTATTTTTTTTAGAAAAGTAAAAATAATCAATTATTTAGAAAGTTCTTTATTTATTAACCATAATTCTTTTTTTTCAGATGTATTTATATTTTTAATTCGATCTTTAGAAATTAAAGACTCTTGTCTATTTCTTAAAATAGTATTAAATAAATTTATCAAGGTATCTAAGAACACATTTCTTGCTTCTTTTTGAACGATCATATGATCCCATTGAATTAATTTTGATAAAATATTTTTTTTAGAATGTCTATAAAGTTCTAATAATTGGCCTGTATTTATATTTTCTTTTTTTTTACAATTATAAAAAATATCTAAAAATAAAGATATTCCTGGAATTTTAATCAATTTTAGTTCAGACAGATCCGGAATTATTTTGGCTATTTTAGGGTCTTGTATTAATAAAGCAATTAATGTTCGCATTGTATTTTTTTTTATTATTTTTAATTTTTTTTTATGTTTATAAAATAATGGAATTATTTTTTCTAGCTCGTATTCTTCAATAATTCCAACTATTTTTCCTAATTTTTTTCTCAAATAAATCTTTGTAATTTGTCCAGGTATTTTATCAATTAGTGTTTTTGATTTAATGCAAAATTTTATTTTTTCTTCTGTTGAAATAATAGTTTTATTTTTTAATAAACTTTGAAACAAGAACTTTGATAGGCTAATAGCATTTATAATTCTTTCTTTAAATTTTTTCTCTCCTTCTTTTCTAATTATTGAATCAGGATCTTCATTTATTGGAAGAATAATAAATTTGATTGTTCTTTCATCCGTTAAATAAGGTAAAGTTAGAATTAAAGCTTTCCAAGTTGCTTCTTTTCCGGCTTTATCTCCATCAAAACAGTAAATAATGTTTTTTGTTATTTTAAAAAGATTAGAAATTTGTAAATTAGAGATAGCTGTTCCTAATAATGAAATTGAATAATTAATATTAAATTGAGATAACATAATTACATCCATATAACCTTCAACAATAATTATATATTTTGGATTATTAGTTTTTTTATATAATTGGTAAATACCATAAAGATTATTTTTTTTATAAAAAATACTTGTTTCTGGTGAATTAATATATTTAGGAAAATTACTAGAAACATTCCTTCCTCCAAATCCATTAATTTTCCCTTTTTTATTTTTAATAGGAAATGTAATTCTTCCACAAAATCGATCGTATGTATTGTTTGTGACACATACAACCATTCCTGAATCAATAAGAAATTTTTTATCTTCTTTTTCTATTTGAGAATGTTCAGATAAAAATTTTTTTTTATTACTTGCGTATCCAATAGAAAATTTTTTTAAGGTTTTTTTATTCAATCCACGCTTTAAAAGATATTTGTAAATATGTAAAAATTTTGTTGAATAAAGATTGGTTTCGTATAAAAAAGAAATTTTTTCCATTAAAGAGTAAATATTTTTTTGTTTAACATATAATTTGTTTAAAGATGAGTGTTTTTTTTGAATTGGTAATATTAATCCATTTTTTTTAGATAATTCTTTAATGCTTTCTAAAAAACTTAGTTTTTCATAGTTCATCAAAAAATCAATAACATTTCCATTTTCTTTACATCCAAAACAATAAAAAAATTGTTTTTTAAGATTTACAGAAAAAGAAGGAGTTTTTTCATTATGAAATGGACAAAGAGAATAATAATTTTCTCCTTTTTTCTTTAATTTTATTCGACTACCAATAAGTTCTACTATATTCGTTCGATTTATTAGTTCTTGAATAAAATGTTGAGGAATTTTAGTAGTCATATACTATTTTTACTTATTATATAATTTTGACCGTACAGTTATGAACGGTCTTTTATAGAAAATATAAATATTAATTTTTTTATTTTCTTTAATTTTAGGTTAATACATTCTTATTTTTTTTAGATTTTCTCGAGATAATTTTTTAGAAAGTCTTTTTACTGCTGAAGATTTTGCTCTTTTTCTTTCAGTTGTTGGTTTTTCGTAAAATTCTCTTCTTCTAATTTCGGCTAAAATACCAGCTTTTTCACAGGATCGTTTAAATCTTCTTAAAGCTATATCAAAGGGTTCGTTATCTCTAACTTTTATTATTGGCATAATTTCAACCTTATAATATAATTATTTTTTATAATATTATTATAAATAAATAATTTTAAATGAATAACTTTTAATCCTACCTTATTGAGTATAAGGTTGTAAAGAACCATTTTTTTAAAAATAAAAAATAGGAAATAAATTATGAAAATATTAGGAATAGAAACATCATGTGATGAAACTGGAATAGCAATATATGATACAAATTTAGGTGTAATTATAAATAAATTATATTCTCAAAGTAAAATTCATTCTAAATATGGAGGGGTAGTTCCAGAGTTAGCTGCTAGAAAACATAGTCTTAAAATTGTTCCTCTAATTGTAGCAGTATTAAAAAAAATGAATAAAAGAAAAAGTAATTTTATTGATGCTATTGCATACACGGCCGGACCCGGGTTGGTTGGTTCTCTTTTAGTGGGAGCAAGTGTGGCTACATCTTTATCTTATGCTTGGAAAATACCTAAAATATCTATCAATCATATGGAAGGACATTTATTATCTCCTATGTTAAGTAATCATTTGATAAAGTTTCCTGTATTAGCATTGTTAGTTTCAGGGGGTCATACTCAAATAGTTCAATGTAATAAAATAGGAGAATATATAATTTTAGGAACTTCATTAGATGATGCTGCTGGAGAAGCGTTTGACAAAATTTCTAAATTATTAGGTTTGGGGTATCCAGGTGGAAAAAGAATATCTGAATTAGCTAAAAAGGGTAGATCAGAACATTTTTTTTTTCCTAGACCTATGACTAATGTTCCTGGTTTAAATTTTAGTTTTTCTGGATTAAAAACTTTTACGTCAAACGTTTATTTGAATTCTTCTAAAGATGATCAGTCTAAAGCTAATATTGCAAAAGCATTTGAAGATGCTGTAATTGATACGTTAATAATTAAATGCAAAAGAGCCATAGAAATGACTGGTATTAAACGATTAATTATAGCTGGAGGAGTTAGTGCAAATATAAAATTAAAAAAAGAAGCAAGAAAAATGATTAATTCTTATAGAGGAGAATTATATGTTCCACTAAAAAGATTTAGTACAGATAATGCAGCTATGATTGCATATGTAGGTTCATTGAGATATAAAAAGTATAAAGATTTTTCTTTAAAAATTTCAATAAATTCTAATTGGTCAATTTCAGATTTATTTAGTATATAATTACTATGTTTTTGTTTTTTACTTGTTAAGTTTTAATTTTAAAAAAAATTAAGTTACTTAATTCAGTAACTTAAAATAAAAAAATAAAACATAAATATAATTATTAATTTAATTTTTTTATGAACGGTTAATAACTATTAATAAATATTCATACATTTATACGTTTTTTACATAATTAATTATGTCCTTAATAGTTAAAACAGTTAAATTATTTTTTCTGGAAAAATTAATAATATCCGGAATACGAGCCATAGATCCATTTTTATTCGTTAATTCTGATAAAACTGCTGTAGGATTAAATCCTGCTAATTTAATTAATTCAATGGATGCTTCAGTATGACCCTCTCTAGCCAGTAAACCATTTTTATCTGCACATAAAGGAAAGACATGTCCAGGTCTATTTAAATCTTCTGGTTTAGCTTTACTTGATATTGCTGCTCTAATTGTAGTAATTCTATCGGTAGCAGATACTCCAGTAGAAACTCCTTTAGCTGCTTCAATAGACACAGTAAATTTTGTTCCATAAGTACTGGTATTATTTTTGACCATCATGGGCAATAGTAATTCTTTTCGTTTTTTTTCTGTAATGCATAAACAAATAATACCACTTCCATATCTAATAGAAAAAGCCATTTGTTCAATTGTCATTGTTTCACTAGAAAAAACTAAGTCTCCTTCATTTTCTCTTTTTTCATCATCTAATAAAATAATTCCATTTCCTTTTTTTAATTCTTGAATAGCTTTTAGTACTCTTTTTTTAGAGTTTCCAAATTCTTTTAATAATTTTTTTTTCATAAATTTTCCTGT includes:
- the secE gene encoding preprotein translocase subunit SecE → MISSFLLILNNLFLKKNFLPKYEINIFLLIIITIILIQSSERGKKLSFLIKEATIEIRKIVKPTKKEAFYTTLVIVLVTFLTSIIIWGLDNILFYIISIITKMRI
- the metF gene encoding methylenetetrahydrofolate reductase, encoding MNNLNLYQKDFFFEKFSKIGEEIQISFEFFPSKDNFLEKKLWNTIKKLKLFKPSFFSVTHGANSGNENLTYSLVKKIKETTKINTAPHLTCSDFTKTELRNIARKYWDNDIFQVVALRGDELENGSKSKMNALDLVCLLKEVADFDISVAAYPEVHPKAKSAYLDIINLKNKLDAGANRAITQFFFKIDHYLHFRDKCSSMGIKKDIVPGILPIYNFDQLLRFAKLGKVSIPKGIKNTFKNFKNDIDICKIIGSNIMLEMIYILFREGVRHFHFYTLNRLEIVYFICCILNQISF
- the argB gene encoding acetylglutamate kinase translates to MSKIPLVIKLGGLLLDSDAAMKRLFKIFVSYQNLYDRKIIIVHGGGGSIDNLMKKLSLPIKKKKGLRITPIEHIKIIVGVVSGTVNKMLLAWAKKYNINAIGLCLTDGNSTSVTQLNSSLGYVGTAKPQSSKFLKLILTQGIIPIISSVGITEDGILMNVNSDVAATAISLVLDADLILLSDISSILDGKGKPISKINTNLANKLIDRGIITDGMIVKVHAALEAAKTLNKVVDIASWQNEDELQLLFQGKSIGTQVLPH
- a CDS encoding argininosuccinate synthase, which translates into the protein MNIKTVKKVILAYSGGVDTSAIIPWIIENYGYEVIAFVADVGQSSKDLIDIEKKAIQSGATQCYICDLKKEFVEKYIYPIVRIGALYEWNYLLGTAMARPIIAKAQIDLAIKLKAFAVCHGATGKGNDQVRFEMAYAALAPHLKVIAPWREWNFKSREELLIYLQKRNIPIAATIKKIYSRDENIWHISTEGGDLECPWNAAKEDCWMWTTNPKLAPEIPEKVFIKIKEGNIHSVNKYELKPLECLKILNKIASRHGIGRVDMVENRLVGIKSRGCYETPGGTLMMSAVRAIEELVLDKNAFQWKQKLSLEMASVVYEGRWFTPIRKSLEAAGDILSKDITGEVVLELYKGTSRVIQKRSINSLYSKEYATFGKEEVYDQSDAKGFINLFSLSSRIKSMNKNSINKKFSN
- the argH gene encoding argininosuccinate lyase, translated to MSLWGGRFIKEPDRFFKIFNRSLNVDYKLVKQDIFLSIQWSKALTKVNVLTLEEQKKIEFALNAILKEVEINSKIILESQEEDIHSWIEKKLISSLGSLGKKLHTGRSRNDQVTTDLKLWCKCNIKKILNSVNNLKKKLINLAEKNQKSIMPGYTHLQSAQPITFAYWCLAYLEMFKRDESRLKDALYRLDENPLGSGALAGTAWKINREELSINLGFRTATKNALDSVSDRDYVIELLSTASISMIHLSRFSEDLIFFNSGEVNFIELSDSVTSGSSLMPQKKNPDALELIRGKCGKVCGNLISNMILLKGLPLSYNKDMQEDKKNLFETIEIWINCLKMSVLVLENITVNLKNCRKSAQKGYTNATELADYLVKKGMPFRDAHDITGKIILYASKLNLSLEKIELKVFKNYSNLIEKDVYENISLNSSLKKRDALGGVSFSQVSKMIELEKKFLNM
- the cysE gene encoding serine O-acetyltransferase yields the protein MLKEVNKIWEKIKYEGVEAIKKEPILYDFYYFYLLKHNSFQMALSTILSDKLSSSFFSNKKFLNLINTVYESNFSIIKNAIKDLQVAYFIDPAVNSLSIPLLYFKGFHALQLYRISHFFWNSSQKLLATYIQNQISTIFSVDIHPAAKIGSGVILDHATGIVIGETASIGNNVQILHSVTLGSIGGEKGDRHPKIRNGVMIGAGAKILGNIKIGSNAKIGANAVVLSSIPSNTTVVGVPGKIV